The following nucleotide sequence is from Mangifera indica cultivar Alphonso chromosome 1, CATAS_Mindica_2.1, whole genome shotgun sequence.
GATGTACCTTTTTCTatttctctaattaaaaatcactttttttttccgtttctattttctattttctcttgtaaaaaatttttaaaaataaattataatttttaaaaatatttaaagtaattttttaagagatttttgaaaattcaaaaaacatcaaaagaatttttgaaaattttaaaaagtctttcaataatttaacaaataacaattatatctttaaaaaatgactgaaacacaatattttaaaagtaattagagttttaatattttttaataatctatttcataaaattttaaactattaaaaatagattaataattatttgacatttataataaatataatagataattttgtaaattcaaccaaaaaaaaaaagtaaaataatcattttgaaaaaaccaaataaaCCAATAATAATTAGAAGTTTAAAGtttactttttgaaatttaaaagacaggaattgataatttcattaaaccttAGTAGGAAATGGTCACTAATTAGTTCTTTTTCATCAAGTTCATTTTTCACTAATTAGTACAAAgagaaatattttgaaatatatgaagaaatacttcaaattttgcttgcattttatgtaaattaataacaaatatataataaattcagACGAAAACAAGAACATTTTCAGGAAGACAAAACAAGTATAAAACTACTTATCTTCCTATACATAACATCAAACATTATAACTTGTAcggtaaaacaaaaaaaaattggaatctTAAAAGACAAGACTATAATTTGTACtagaaatcaaacaaaatttggtTTCTTAGAAAGAGATGTTACACTTGATCATATATCGGCTTTGTTAGGCTTGCTGTATTTGCCAAACCTTTTCGACACCTCGGCAACAGATGAAGTATCCCATACCTGTAATAATAATCCACCAACATCAAACAACCTTCTCTCTTTACAAATTTCATCAGAACAATCAAACCAAATATTCTACTCACCTCCAAATTTCCTTTGGATCCTCCAATCGCCAGCAAAAATGGACTATCCTCTGAGAAGGAAACTGAAAAAATACCTCCCTAGAAACATTTTGAATATAGTGTTACAATCCATCTCAAACtacttaaaataatatacatattattgtgaataaaattaataacttacTGCCTTAGGGTTCCTGGATCCAACACATGAAGGTTGGTTGTTTGACAGATCCCAAAGTTTCACCTGCATCAGACCATAACAACACACTTCAGAGCCAGCAGAAGGTGCATGATGGAAAAGGAATGTAAGAACAGCTTGAAAGTTACCATTTTATCTATGGATCCAGTCGCAAGAAGCTGTTGAAAATCAGAAGggcaaaattattatatgtagTTAGATCATCTATGAAAAATCTGGTAAGGGATTGAGGAAGGGATAAATATTTACATTGGTTACTAATGGATTATAGGAAATGCTACAAACAGCCTTGTCATGTGCATGCAGGGTAAAACATGGCTGTGACTCTGAAGCTTGATCTGATTTGGCAGTTCGGATATCAAACCCTTTCACTGTACCATCTTCAAGACTCACCTAAAAAGACATGAAACCACTATTAAACAACTGGGAATTCCTAAGACCAAACATATACCAATCTAAACttagaaacaaaatgaattCCCATCTACTTTCATTGTTTTAAAGACttttgaaaccctaaaattatgaaatagaaGAAGAGATGAATGCACACACCACAAATGAATGCTCAGTGTGTGGATCCCATGCCAAGCTTTCTACATCAGCTGCAACTGACCACTTGAAACCAGAATGCGTAGATATCCTTGCATCCTTCTGCAATGCATAACAATAGAGAACCATAAGATAACTAACAAGagaattaccaaaaaataagaaaaaaacttgTGTGTCAAAATCTTCAAAACTTTGATTTCTCATCTCAAAAACGAGATTCTCTGCCAATGCCTTAATAGACACAATAGGTAAAGCAAGAAAATGAGTTCCTTACCATGAAAACTGAGCGATCAAAAGATCCACTAAGAAGAACTTGGGGAGCATAATGATTCCACGCAACAGCTTGAACCtgaaaagaataataagaaaAGCTAAGCCATAGTGAATTTAAACATGCATCCAAAAGTTTGCACACTCCATCTGATATTAAGGCTACTATCAAAGTAGTATGAATTTAGTGGATCATccacatttatattatttcaaatcATCAGGTATGCTGTACTGGTGTAGCACCCTCATTGTCACTTCTCTATGTTATGAATTTCACATAAATCAAGATCAAACTGTAAGAATAGCAACAAGGAGGGCATGCCTTTCCCCACTTAGCACCTAAATCCTGTTTTACTACTATAACCAACACCATcttttatatcaaaaacctGGATGATCCCGAATAAACATGGGAAACCttcttttatatttacttgaataataaaattccAGTTACTTACtgacaaaaaaagagaaattggTTTCTTCATGTATTTCTTAGAAAAATTGAGAACAAATATATAGAGACCAAAATTCctagattaaaaagaaaaataaattcatgcaccatttaaaaatggaaagtaACAAATAAGATTTCTGTATCATCTTCCtaccaaaaatacaaaaataaattactactTTACTCATTTGTCTACAATACAAGCTTCAAACATAATCAAACAACTTTTTTCTAAGAAGCCAAACTTTACTTTCCAACAAGATTTTTGCAAGTGTTTTAAGAGTCTTCAGTTTAAACTTACTACATCATATGGGCTAACACAACCTGGCCATGCCCCTAAGGCTAAGTCCAAGCTCCTTTACCATTGATCCCAAACTACCCACAGTTCTTTCTTCAAAAGGGATATCTAACCAAACTTTGGGACAGTGATTCTAAGAGTTTGTCATATGATCTCCCAAACAgtcttcaaaaattaaaataaaccccAAGTTATGAGTTTCACCTTAGTATTTTATATCCAAATATACGTTAGTAATAATATTCTAATGTTTACCAGGTTGAAATtatgaagaaacaaaaagagaatCCTTTCCCCCTTTTATAGaatttttacaagtttttaGGATCATATTTGAAAGGGATATCTGAAAACATTACCACAAAGCACATTTCTCAAGATTCCCTCTTGTTCTGTTAAAAAAAGAATGGTATTTAAATTCTATATCTAACAGAACATAACacatcaagttttttttttttttttaaatcttaaatgtCTTCCTTAGTATCTAAAGGATGAACGTTAAAACTATAGTCACTTGCAAACAAAAACAGGTTTTGGGAATTGAGTTCTACCATAGTACAACATATACATTTAGGCTTCTAAAGAAGGGCAATAAGAATTGGTATCACACATGATAATCGAAGCATCTCCAAATGCTTATCctcccttttatatataatgcTTTCAAATTTACAAGGATATTCAAACATGAATACTTACTAGATCATCAATTAATTGTAGACTAAGAGTAGGTGCTATACCAAAACTATACCAACAAACAGTTGATATGGTAAATCATACATATACAAGTGGAAGAGAAATACCAATGGTGTGAAGTTAAATACATGCCTTATCTGTATGGTGCCCCAAGGTAAAACTACATTTTCCTTCAACCACATCCCAAATCTTAACAGTTTTGTCAGCACTTGCACTAGCTAGGATATTCCTGTATTTTTATTCCAAGTtacaaaataaaggaaaaagagaagtaaaagataacaaaatatttaagatGGTAAGAACATTACATGGAAGCAAATtacatttgaataatttaacaCACCTGAACTCCTTGTTCCAAGCAAGACCTAGAACTGAATCAGTGTGACTGCCTTCTTTGTATTCAGTGGATGACTGAACACAACACAAATAGCAGGCATATGTTATAAAGTACCAGTCAAATTCATATCCACATGAAAATTTgcaaataaaatgattaatattataaagataaatgagaaaatattttgataggaacccaactcaaatattattaatattaataaaatagtgttGACAACAGAGGTGTCAACTCCTCCCAAAGACAATTTGAGGTGTCTTTCCCCTCCCAAATTAGCCAAAGGCTACCCAAATACCAAATTATcaatgtttttctttcttcctcctTTCTCTCCTCCAATCACTCATATTTATActctatattttaaattttaaattctaatattctctagatcaaatcaaatatttatcctaatcaactcaaatattatctaaatcaaatcaaatatttatctaatcaaatcaagtatcctattataaatatcaaatatattatcctaatccaaatatattttatttattattattatttattaagtcctaacatattttaaatgaaCAAGCGTCATAAATCTTATTTCCACATTGCACTCAAGAAAGATGGCCAATATAAAAATGGAATCTCTTTAAGGGATGGATAAAAGATacctcttttattaaaaaagacaCAGTTAGACATATAGTCCCAAGCACAATCAAAGCCAATTTCAGTGCACAGTATCTAGGTGTTTGTCATTCGTATCCATAAAGCTTTCAACACTTATAACCATGCACTCCGGCAAACTAACCATAAGAGCTActacaaataataacaattttttgcCGACCATCAATGATGAGATTTCAAGTTTTCAATGTAATCCTCATTTAGTACACGCGACATAAATGATGACGATATTTCAAATTGAAGGTTTGAGAGAAAATTAACTAGGAAGCATATAAGAAGCAAACCTTTTTGcctttcttgttcttcttcctcttcatatTCTTCTCCTCATTAATGCCACCTAGGATGAGACATGGTTGTACTTCTTCGATCTAAAAATAGCAAAAATAATAAGAGATTTGCAATAACATCTCCAAAAATTGTCTAATCAACTTATATCTCATGAGAAGGTTATACACAGCCAACATACAACATCAAGGTCCCATATTTCAATGGAAGGGTCCATAGAGCCAACAGCCATAAAATTCCCTGTCAGCATAGAGAAAGCATTCAGTAGCAAATTCAATACAACACACAAAGAAACAAATAtcttttaggaaaaaaattaaaaaagaaaaaagtaaacaaaacgCTAAGTATCCAATGCACCAAGTAAAACCACACAAAGTCCAACTTCACTAAAAAGaatgacaaaattaaaactctgtaaatatgttgttttcctctctctttttatatttattttcattatataagtTATTCCTCTTTTTCTGCAGTTACTTCCCAAAcaagagaaaggaaagaagGAGAAAGGTTTAATTCACCTCCCTGTGATTTGAAAAGGATCctcagttgatttaatttacCAAGTCCTTTAGGCATCTAATGCCACATGGCAATTCTATAATTATAAAGTAAAGACTTGATTGTGCTGTTCACATTTTTCAATTCACCCATCTATCAATTAAACAACgtgtttcaatttcaaaaaatagcAACAGCAGCTTCAAAATCTCAGCTTCCCTGCTTCCCATTCTCTTTCCTTCTTCACACAGACATCTATTCTCCTTCCTTATTTACATTGTTCTTCAAGACTCcattatcaatgaaattatgTCTTTCATTGCATATGCTACTAAACCAtcatatattcattatttttcatcaGCTTATGATTACTAGTTCAGATTACTTGTAGTAAAATAATTACTCCTAAACTTAGctcacaaacaaaaaaaataggTACAGTGTGTACCTTTTCTGCTTAAACcattttataaaaccaaatcACCTGTATCTtttcataaagaaaatataatgttGCAGTACGTATTCACAATATAAGTTTCCGAGAGAatcttaaatgaaaataaagtagATGATTAACAAACTAAGTGAATTTTAGACTTTACAGTAAATTAGATAGACAAGATTAAGAACGAAGTGTGACAGCCTACTAGGTCCATTCATATGATTCAATGGAGTTATATGaattaaacacataaaatacAAATTCCAGCCTAAAGAAGTGTATGAATGTCTaacctttttctcctcctttaaGTGGGCAATCAAGCCAAGCCATGCAAAGAGGAAATGCCGGAATGATGATATGATGGTGAACATATAAGTTTGTGTCACCATCATTTGATTCCTCAAAGACATAGacctatttgaaatttaattttgcatCAATGTCCCatgtttatttgtatataaactaGCTTTGTtgttagagagaaaaagaaagagtgaGAAAGGAGACTGTGCAAGCATTACGTGCCTCCAGATGACTGACATCATCCTCATTACATGCACAAACTATAACTGAATCATTCGCATTAATGACCATATCCTCAAGGTCTTCAGAGTCCACATCCTGAAAGGAAGTTGCAGCATTATAAGCCAAATAAGTAATGGCAAACAAACTAACCATATTCAAATATAGTTGACATACTCACATCTTTGTCCTTCAGATATGGATCCATTTGATTACTTGGGTAGTAAAGGTCACCGAGCCCCTTGCTAAATAGCTCAACTTCTAAGCTCAATCACAAGCAAAATGAATCACTAATGAAATGCAAATGAAATATGATGTTTATCGCAGAGAACATGACCATTACAAACTAttctgttattattattttttttaaatctgtttTAACTAGGAAGTTTTGCAGGTTAGTAACCTTAAAAGTTAATAGTCAGTCTCAATTAGCATATTAAAATCACATAAGATCTGTCAAACTAAACCAACACATCAGTTACCACCCCTTTATTTATATtctgaaataaaatcaaacaactgAAAGAAACAATGAAAACTCAAAGCTTATCCAGATAGAGATACCTTCATCCTCATCATCGTAGTTGTCCATGTCAAGTTCCTTCAAGCCCTCAGCTATATCATCCAATTTGGTTCCTGAATTCTTGCTTTTGGAAGTTTTGCCAAGTGCATCTGCTACAACTAAAGCTTGTGTGACTTCATTAGTGTGTTCAACATCCTCAATATCTGTATCTTCATCCTCCTCTTCACTATGACCATTCTCACTACACAAACCAGCATTacaatgaaacaagaaaaatcaaatctttttattgtcacaatctaattttttattccatCAACTCATTACTTTAGCAACAATATATCCAGAATCTATactatttgtgaaattttatatactaaaaaaaaattaatgtgataTTAACTTTCTAAAGAAAATAAGGTTGAAACTCAAGAATATCTAATTCAACAATGAGAAAATAATTGTCTTGTTCTCTAAAGCAACAAAATCTCATTCATTTGCTTCAAAGAATGTAACTTCAGATATTAAGTCAGAAGGCTCATCACCTAAAATACAAcatcatttattattaatatcctTGAATATTATCCTAGCAGGCCTCTTATTTTCATTCATTGCTATTTGtgtcaaaaattatttcataaatttgtCTATATATTAACTAAGGAATAAATGTATCACGTTGGACATACAACTAGTAAATGAAGAATCTaaccatataaaaatattataggaAAAAGTATTTCCAATCATAGTGATAGCCAAACAGAAAGCAAATAAATTAAACCAccattaagaaattaaaaaaaaaaaaaatcacctttCCTCTTCTAAAGCGCCACTTTTTATCATcttctcaatttcttcctttggggGAAGTTGAGCTTCATCAGGCACAGCCTTTGATGCCCCCTTTGGCACCCATGATACTGCCGCTATCATTCTTCgcaataatgttttatttatctacaattaatatcatgtatatatgaaatctttcaaaaacGAACTAAAAGCAATATCTCAATCAAAACATTACGATTCCTGATTCTAGAGACAGATTGCATAAACTTCAAATAAACAGCTAAACTTCTGGCTCATTAACGAATCTAAGAATTCATTTATAACAATCAAAACCTACCAACAGAGTCGAATCGCCGGTTGCGGTTGGGAACAGCCAGACGGCGGCGTTGGCTTGGTGAAGAgtgattttataattagaaattaGGCGTATAATTTACTGAATTTTGCGTTCAATGGAAGGAAATAAGTTTTCATTGTCGTTGCAGGACAAGCTCATAGAGGTGTTGTGTTAAAACCCCTGCTGGCGGTGATGAAGGGTTTATACCAATAATCAAGCGGTCGACAAAATTCCAGCTGGAGAATATCAAAAGAGCAAATTAAAAggccacccaaggtttgatgaaacatGGAAGGCCTAAAGGTTATTCCCACCCacaatttaatctattttcaatgCATGCGAgcgattttaaaaactcaaaatatctatttatttctaaatttttattaaaattgttagttaACTATAacggtaaaattattattttattaataatattaaaaaatatattattttattttattttctttacaaattttaaactaataattttatttacatctaaagtttttcatttttaaaaaatcaaaatttccccctacttagtttttttcctttatgaTCTTCATCTCTGGCAATCACTTATTTCCATCATAAATCATTGTTGTCGAATtctaaatcatttttataattgtcaaatCTAGACGAAGTGTCATTTAGACAAATGTTTTGTTTAgacaatattttcattatataaacaaagatTTTGTCTTTTGTTGTCATGGGAGAAAGAGGTGTCTAGAGAGAGTGTAGTTGGAAGAGAAAAGACAGAGAGAACACAATCGAAAGAGGAACGCTAGGAGGGAGATAGAGTGACTGCCATTTGTCagattagttttccaaatcctacaaagaaaaaagaatttttcaaaactttatcataggaaaaaattttagtttttcaaattaaaagaaggaaattatataaattttgagaattttaaaattttatgataaaataacaattttcctcttgttttaattaagtttaacaatttataagtgggtatttagatttttaaaatgtgATGGGTGTGTATTACACAtaggctaaaccttgggtgtgaataagtcctttgaccttgATGAAATAATAGATTTTCCACCATTggcaaaatttgttaaattttttataaaatattgaaaaaaaaaaaaaccttctacccaaataatattatacctttaaaatgtattaaatatttttatagataGGGATAATATTTTTGggataaactatattttttttaaattttatgatgataataaaaaactttaaatagtttaaaaattcaaaaaaagtataaaggtgtttttaaaattttaatttgtccttcaatagtttcaaaaattacaagatATTACAATATTGAAGGTTGTAAATGTCTCTATATTAATGGTAAAAagcaacaaattaaaattattagaggtacaatatattatcaaaatatatgggATAAATATGTAATTTCTAAAACAAGATTTAGGTTACCCCGTTTACACTctatattatgatatttgaacaaaataatataagagtaatattatgtatacttatttgatatttataaatagataaataattatatatgttatcatgtgattgagtattacttcattttttatataaaattattcaactatatgatgatatatatgtaattatatatcaatttatataaaaaatatatatatataattttattggtaacataaatattttttttactactaaaattaatagttgattttatcatataagtaaaaaaatcaattttttttaatttaaaggatATGAATcatcaaaccttagggggaaataGTCAATTGGCTTTAATCACATTACTCACTTTTGAGGGCCAATAAAAATAACCATCCATGTCTCtcatttttcaatcttttaaatttgagaaacctaatttttcacgtatctattaaattaataattaattttaataataaaaaaatatttatataattttatctaaatttttattgggGAATCCGGAAAGGGCCGGGATAGGACCGGTTTAGAGTACCAAATTGCAATCCCTGTATACGAGTGTGCGAATGTTTTATTCTAAAACCCCGTGGGTCTTACTCAACCTCAGGGTTGGGCAGAAACGTCTTATAATTGGACTCTTCCATCTCATCCCACTGTAAACAAAAATGACAACTAAAATTCATCTCCTTCCTTCCTTACCTTCTATTTCGTCTTCCTTAAACCCAACCAAAATCCCTCAACAGCCAACACCGTCCGGCGTTCTCTTCCGCCAGAAACTCATCCACCTTCAAACCCTCAACATCAACCCTCACAAAGCCCTTAATCAAAACCCTGATCTCCGCTCCACTCCTCTCGCCTCCCTCATTTCCCTCGAAGACTTTTTCCTCTCTCTCGGTCTTACACGCGCCGCCCTCGGCCGCATTCTCGACATGCACCCCAAACTCCTCACCTCCAACATTCACTCCGATCTTCAACCTATTATTCAATTCCTCCTCCACGAAGTCCTCATCCCCTCCCGCGATCTCCCCAAGTCAATCACGCGCTGTCCGCGTCTGTTGGTCACTGATGTCATAACCCAATTGCGTCCGACCTTTGAGTTTCTTAGGGAGTTTGGCTTTGTGGGTACAAACAGAATTAGTTGCCAGACTACGCTATTGTTAGTTTCTAGTGTGGAGCGGACGCTGAAGCCCAAGATTGAATTTCTAAAGAGTCTGGGGTTTTCGGATGAGGAAGTGGAGAGTATGGTGATAAGATCGCCTGGGTTGTTGACATTTAGTGTGGAGAATAATCTGGTGCcgaaatttaagttttttgtgGAGGAAATGAATGGGGATCTGGAGGAAATCAAGAAGTTTCCGCAGTATTTTTCGTTTAGTTTGGAGAAGAAAATTAAGCCCAGGTATAGGGTTTTGGTTGGGCATGGATTAAAGCTTCCATTGTCGAACATGTTGAGAGTTAGTGATGGGGAGTTCAATGTCAGGTTGATTGAATTGCGGTTACGGTTGGCTGAGAGGAAGAGATAATTATTGTAAGGGTGCTGCTAATTATTGAAAGAGAAGATGGCGATTGTATCGTATGTATATGGTTTTTGGTTATAATTACAGCCTATTTGAAATTATCGTAATACCACTATCAACACTATTGTAGTACTTAAGTTATATTATCCTTGACCACTACTGATTTTCTTAACAGGAAATATTTATATGTTCAGCAGAGAGAAATGATAGATTGGCCAACAATCCAACTTCTTAACAGCTCTGAAAACAAGTAAAGCAACTGCGACTAgctaaattatcaattattagagTTTATCTTaagattgaatttgttttaGTAATCATCCATAAAATTGTCTCTGCATATCATCATCCACGTTTCTATGCAACTTTTTTTGGTGCTTGCAGAAACTCTCTTGTTCATGAGGCTTGTGAAGCATTTGATATTATGGCAGATGCCTGCAGTTTTTGCTTTCAAAGTAGTTTAGCAAATTCATGGAAATGAACTGACAGTTTTTAAGTTGAGTTTCCTATAAATTGGGTATTATGAGTTAACCTGATTAGAGATCGCAATGGGATAGGTATGGTCGAAAACCTTAAACTTTATCCCTATCTCTGTCCCCATAAGAGTAACATTTTCTTGTCCCTTGTCTCCGATACGAGGATGACAGGGAATCTTTGTCCCCTCCCCGTAGGAAAAATATCTCTCCCCTTCTCCTCTCCATCTCTACAGAAAAAATTTCTTACACCTTCCCCTCTCTAGCCTTgctaaaaaatagaaaataatataatatttattatgtgtCAAGACatgtttataataattcaaaacttttaaaggtaatttaatatgtaaatatttaggAAATatgtaaagaaatgaacaaaCTAGGCAGAGGATGGGTCATAGAGGGGATGAGTCGAAGATATATTTATCACTTTCCTCGACTATAGATATTTTAGCCATACTCGTCTCtctttttattggaaaattctCTCTATTTTAAGGGAAAGATAAGTTAAAAACCTAGTTTCACAAACCGAATTGTCCTCTCTAAAACTGATAGTGTTGACGTAATTATAAAACTTTTGtgtattatttgtattatttatatttaacgaTCAATTGTATTTAGCTTTGTTAAAGTTCAGAGGGTTATGGGTCAAATTGCCAAAGTTTTTAGCCTCCGTTTCAGTTAAGAGTAGGATcctaaaatagtttaattcaatacaAATTTGAAGATACCTAAAATGTATCGaaaacctttatttttaaaattcttttagtGTTTTTGAATGGTTAATCATGttcaaaactctaattaaatttttacttagaTGGGAATACTAtacacaatattatttatgcgtatcataataaataaataaactttaagtTGATATTTCACCCCAAATtcttaattgattaattaaaattaaactattcaaTTCCTAATAGCCCTTTCATTCCTTTACCTGCAGAAATCTTGCTCCCTTTTTCTGTCCATCATTATTCTTATTCTGTAGAAGAATTATTCAGTAATCTTCAGACCAAACGCAATGGAAttggagagagagaaagttgaTCGAGAGGATCTACagtgggtttttgaaagttcaTTACAATCAGCTCATTGACAATGACAAGTCTGGGTGTCCAGCAGtcttcaaagaagaaaaaaattgaggaTCTTCCCAGGATGTTCGCTTGTACCGAAAGATTCCTTGAGCGTAAGGAAGCTAATGGTGGGTATTTTAAGCAACATGTTACTGAAGAAGGCAGAGCTTTGATTCAACATGTCTGATGAAGTTGGTGATAAATAGAATGTGCAGGAAGAAGTTGAGGCCTGCTTCGGCGAAATAATAGAGTTGCACGACAAGATCATGACATGTTTTGGAAACCGTAAGCTTTTTCATAAGGCCCTGAAAGAGGGTTTTGAAATATTCTGTAATAAAGCCATTGGAGGTGTTTCAAATGCAGTAAGTGATGGCTACACACAGTGACAACTATATCTAGGA
It contains:
- the LOC123195926 gene encoding periodic tryptophan protein 1 homolog — translated: MIAAVSWVPKGASKAVPDEAQLPPKEEIEKMIKSGALEEESENGHSEEEDEDTDIEDVEHTNEVTQALVVADALGKTSKSKNSGTKLDDIAEGLKELDMDNYDDEDEEVELFSKGLGDLYYPSNQMDPYLKDKDDVDSEDLEDMVINANDSVIVCACNEDDVSHLEVYVFEESNDGDTNLYVHHHIIIPAFPLCMAWLDCPLKGGEKGNFMAVGSMDPSIEIWDLDVIEEVQPCLILGGINEEKNMKRKKNKKGKKSSTEYKEGSHTDSVLGLAWNKEFRNILASASADKTVKIWDVVEGKCSFTLGHHTDKVQAVAWNHYAPQVLLSGSFDRSVFMKDARISTHSGFKWSVAADVESLAWDPHTEHSFVVSLEDGTVKGFDIRTAKSDQASESQPCFTLHAHDKAVCSISYNPLVTNLLATGSIDKMVKLWDLSNNQPSCVGSRNPKAGGIFSVSFSEDSPFLLAIGGSKGNLEVWDTSSVAEVSKRFGKYSKPNKADI
- the LOC123209496 gene encoding transcription termination factor MTEF1, chloroplastic, producing MTTKIHLLPSLPSISSSLNPTKIPQQPTPSGVLFRQKLIHLQTLNINPHKALNQNPDLRSTPLASLISLEDFFLSLGLTRAALGRILDMHPKLLTSNIHSDLQPIIQFLLHEVLIPSRDLPKSITRCPRLLVTDVITQLRPTFEFLREFGFVGTNRISCQTTLLLVSSVERTLKPKIEFLKSLGFSDEEVESMVIRSPGLLTFSVENNLVPKFKFFVEEMNGDLEEIKKFPQYFSFSLEKKIKPRYRVLVGHGLKLPLSNMLRVSDGEFNVRLIELRLRLAERKR